The stretch of DNA GCGACGTCGCCCCAGCTTCCCGCCGTCACGATCAGTACGCGCACCGTGTCAGGATGTCAGACCACGCGACCGTGCACCGGGCCCAGCGGACCTGAACTGCCGCGTGTCGGCGCGGCGTCCGTCTCACAGGACGGTGAAAGGCGGGCATCAACGTGAGTTGTGCCCCGAGCCACCGCGCCAGGCACCGTCACCCGGCCGTCCCTCGGCCGTCACCCGCCCGTCGACCGGCCGATCGCATATTGCGAGCCGACCGCAGTGAGCACCGCGTCAGCCAGTTCCTCGGGGGACCGCCCGACGTCAGCGGCGATGCGATCCAGGCCCAGTCTGTCGACGGCACCCCGCATGAGCACCTGGTAGCGCGCCGCGCGAGCCAGGAACTTCTCGATCAGGTGCCGTTCCTCGGCGGTGGCTTCCTTGTAACGGCCGGCCTCGTGCATCCGGGCGCGGAGAGTGGAGTCCTCCGCGGTGAGCCACACGGCGGCCGTGTGCGGGACCGTCAGCCTTGCGATGCGGTCGGGCCAGAGCGCCGACCCCTCCACGACCAGGCCCGCACCGACACGGCGTCCTGCCGCGTAATCCGTGATCAGGTCCTGAATGCCGGGCCACAGCCGCTCATAGTGATCCAGTACAGATGCGGTCAGCTCGTCCACCGTGAGCGCTCTGTAGT from Streptomyces sp. BA2 encodes:
- a CDS encoding AAA family ATPase, producing the protein MLGVRVVLIGGTSHVGKSTVAQVVADRMGFEYLSTDGLARHPGRPWRTPEWEVSAHVAEHYRALTVDELTASVLDHYERLWPGIQDLITDYAAGRRVGAGLVVEGSALWPDRIARLTVPHTAAVWLTAEDSTLRARMHEAGRYKEATAEERHLIEKFLARAARYQVLMRGAVDRLGLDRIAADVGRSPEELADAVLTAVGSQYAIGRSTGG